Proteins encoded by one window of Nasonia vitripennis strain AsymCx chromosome 5, Nvit_psr_1.1, whole genome shotgun sequence:
- the LOC100123979 gene encoding inositol polyphosphate 5-phosphatase K isoform X2: MATAAEGRLKLHFVTWNVATKYPEQDLSQLLGLSHFATSKQLADIYIIGLQEVKSQPQNIVLDIFFEDPWTKSFREALKDLDYVKLRTQRLQGLVLNVFCLRKHLTHLRTVDTQYTKTGFGGMWGNKADRIADYNTIIREHSYNVPDTTNILYHDYVFWIGDLNFRLAEGLTGHDIDALVKKNHLDVLLEKDQLKTVMENREAFAELTEEKITFPPTYKYEFASQEFDFKRRPSWTDRILYKVNTDVYEDVSLKAVQYSYKSYPSYVQSDHKPVSAEFDIVIRPAIPDNGIEFNPINVWYIDEENAVSYKFLGNGKSCSGDWIGLYHEGFSSLDEYLVYEYIGRGKFEPVTEPHAASERIYFSDTAVRSPGMYRLVYIAQRGDVMGILGMSPPFPGHRRQT, from the exons ATGGCAACGGCCGCCGAGGGACGACTCAA ACTGCACTTTGTAACATGGAATGTGGCCACAAAATATCCTGAGCAGGATCTCAGTCAGCTATTAGGGTTAAGTCACTTTGCTACCTCGAAGCAGTTAGCAGATATCTACATTATTGG TCTACAGGAGGTCAAGTCGCAGCCTCAAAATATCGTTTTAGATATTTTCTTTGAGGATCCATGGACAAAATCATTTAG GGAAGCATTGAAAGATTTGGACTATGTGAAACTACGGACTCAGCGATTGCAGGGTCTTGTCTTAAATGTCTTTTGCCTTAGAAAGCACCTAACACACTTAAGGACTGTGGACACTCAATATACAAAGACTGGATTTGGAGGGATGTGG GGAAATAAAG CTGATCGGATTGCTGATTATAACACTATCATCAGAGAACATTCGTATAATGTGCCTGATACAACTAATATACTTTACCATGA ttatgTATTTTGGATTGGAGATCTCAATTTTCGATTAGCCGAAGGTTTGACTGGACATGACATTGATGCACTTGTTAAGAAAAATCATCTAGATGTATTATTAGAAAAAGATCAGCTAAAAACAGTTATGGAGAATCGTGAAGCTTTTGCTGAACTAACAGAAGAGAAAATCACATTCCCCCCAACGTATAAGTATGAATTTGCCTCTCAGGAATTCGATTTTAA acGTAGACCTTCATGGACAGATAGAATTTTGTATAAAGTAAATACAGACGTCTATGAAGACGTAAGTTTAAAGGCTGTACAATATAGTTATAAAAGTTATCCAAGCTATGTGCAATCTGACCATAAACCTGTGAGCGCGGAGTTTGACATTGTGATAAGACCTGCTATACCAGATAATGGAATTGAATTTAATCCAATAAATGTATGGTACATAGACGAAGAGAATGCCGTTTCCTATAAATTTTTGGGTAATGGAAAATCCTGCAGTGGGGACTGGATTGGACTGTACCATGAAGGCTTTTCTAGTTTAGATGAATATCTTGTTTACGAATACATCGGGCGAG GGAAATTCGAACCAGTAACAGAGCCTCATGCAGCTTCGGAAAGAATCTACTTCAGCGATACCGCTGTCCGCTCGCCTGGAATGTATCGCCTAGTTTACATAGCTCAGCGCGGGGACGTTATGGGAATCCTGGGGATGAGTCCGCCTTTTCCCGGACATCGGCGACAAACTTGA
- the LOC100123979 gene encoding inositol polyphosphate 5-phosphatase K isoform X1, producing the protein MATAAEGRLKLHFVTWNVATKYPEQDLSQLLGLSHFATSKQLADIYIIGLQEVKSQPQNIVLDIFFEDPWTKSFREALKDLDYVKLRTQRLQGLVLNVFCLRKHLTHLRTVDTQYTKTGFGGMWGNKGAVSIRFNIYGVNICMVNAHLTPHDHLLADRIADYNTIIREHSYNVPDTTNILYHDYVFWIGDLNFRLAEGLTGHDIDALVKKNHLDVLLEKDQLKTVMENREAFAELTEEKITFPPTYKYEFASQEFDFKRRPSWTDRILYKVNTDVYEDVSLKAVQYSYKSYPSYVQSDHKPVSAEFDIVIRPAIPDNGIEFNPINVWYIDEENAVSYKFLGNGKSCSGDWIGLYHEGFSSLDEYLVYEYIGRGKFEPVTEPHAASERIYFSDTAVRSPGMYRLVYIAQRGDVMGILGMSPPFPGHRRQT; encoded by the exons ATGGCAACGGCCGCCGAGGGACGACTCAA ACTGCACTTTGTAACATGGAATGTGGCCACAAAATATCCTGAGCAGGATCTCAGTCAGCTATTAGGGTTAAGTCACTTTGCTACCTCGAAGCAGTTAGCAGATATCTACATTATTGG TCTACAGGAGGTCAAGTCGCAGCCTCAAAATATCGTTTTAGATATTTTCTTTGAGGATCCATGGACAAAATCATTTAG GGAAGCATTGAAAGATTTGGACTATGTGAAACTACGGACTCAGCGATTGCAGGGTCTTGTCTTAAATGTCTTTTGCCTTAGAAAGCACCTAACACACTTAAGGACTGTGGACACTCAATATACAAAGACTGGATTTGGAGGGATGTGG GGAAATAAAGGTGCTGTCAGTATAAGATTTAATATTTACGGTGTTAATATATGTATGGTAAATGCTCACTTAACTCCTCATGATCACTTGTTAGCTGATCGGATTGCTGATTATAACACTATCATCAGAGAACATTCGTATAATGTGCCTGATACAACTAATATACTTTACCATGA ttatgTATTTTGGATTGGAGATCTCAATTTTCGATTAGCCGAAGGTTTGACTGGACATGACATTGATGCACTTGTTAAGAAAAATCATCTAGATGTATTATTAGAAAAAGATCAGCTAAAAACAGTTATGGAGAATCGTGAAGCTTTTGCTGAACTAACAGAAGAGAAAATCACATTCCCCCCAACGTATAAGTATGAATTTGCCTCTCAGGAATTCGATTTTAA acGTAGACCTTCATGGACAGATAGAATTTTGTATAAAGTAAATACAGACGTCTATGAAGACGTAAGTTTAAAGGCTGTACAATATAGTTATAAAAGTTATCCAAGCTATGTGCAATCTGACCATAAACCTGTGAGCGCGGAGTTTGACATTGTGATAAGACCTGCTATACCAGATAATGGAATTGAATTTAATCCAATAAATGTATGGTACATAGACGAAGAGAATGCCGTTTCCTATAAATTTTTGGGTAATGGAAAATCCTGCAGTGGGGACTGGATTGGACTGTACCATGAAGGCTTTTCTAGTTTAGATGAATATCTTGTTTACGAATACATCGGGCGAG GGAAATTCGAACCAGTAACAGAGCCTCATGCAGCTTCGGAAAGAATCTACTTCAGCGATACCGCTGTCCGCTCGCCTGGAATGTATCGCCTAGTTTACATAGCTCAGCGCGGGGACGTTATGGGAATCCTGGGGATGAGTCCGCCTTTTCCCGGACATCGGCGACAAACTTGA